The Parvibaculaceae bacterium PLY_AMNH_Bact1 genome window below encodes:
- the groL gene encoding chaperonin GroEL (60 kDa chaperone family; promotes refolding of misfolded polypeptides especially under stressful conditions; forms two stacked rings of heptamers to form a barrel-shaped 14mer; ends can be capped by GroES; misfolded proteins enter the barrel where they are refolded when GroES binds; Derived by automated computational analysis using gene prediction method: Protein Homology. GO_function: GO:0005515 - protein binding [Evidence IEA]; GO_function: GO:0016887 - ATP hydrolysis activity [Evidence IEA]; GO_process: GO:0006457 - protein folding [Evidence IEA]) — MMAKQVVFGRDAREEMLKGVNVLANAVKVTLGPKGRNVVIDKSFGAPRITKDGVTVAKEIELEEKFENMGAQMIREVASKTNDIAGDGTTTATVLAQSIVQEGIKAVAAGMNPMDLKRGIDLAVDAALADLTKRSKKVKSNEEIAQVGKISANGETEIGDMIAEAMSKVGNEGVITVEEAKSLESELDVVEGMQFDRGYLSPYFITNPDKMTVEQESPLILLHESKLTSLQAMLPILEAVVQSSRPLLIIAEDIEGEALATLVVNKLRGGLKIAAVKAPGFGDRRKAMLEDIAILTGGTVISEDLGIKLENVTLDMLGTAKSVGISKDDTTIVDGAGKKKDIEGRVAQIRAQIEETSSDYDREKLQERLAKLAGGVAVLKVGGATEVEVKERKDRVDDALNATRAAVEEGIVPGGGSALLRATKAVAAVESDNADIQAGVKIVLKALEAPIRQISENAGVEGSIVVATVLGKAGSFGFDAQNETYVDLVAEGIIDPTKVVRTALTDASSVAGLLITTEAMIADKPSEAGGAPAMPDMGGMGGMGGMGGMM; from the coding sequence ATTATGGCTAAACAAGTAGTATTCGGCCGTGACGCCCGTGAGGAGATGCTGAAAGGCGTCAACGTTCTTGCGAATGCGGTCAAAGTGACGCTCGGCCCTAAGGGTCGTAACGTCGTTATCGACAAGTCTTTCGGCGCTCCGCGCATCACGAAAGACGGTGTGACGGTCGCTAAAGAAATCGAACTGGAAGAAAAGTTCGAAAACATGGGCGCCCAGATGATCCGCGAAGTCGCTTCTAAGACGAACGACATTGCTGGTGACGGCACAACAACAGCGACCGTTCTCGCACAGTCCATCGTTCAGGAAGGCATCAAAGCTGTTGCTGCTGGCATGAACCCAATGGATCTGAAGCGCGGCATCGACCTTGCTGTTGATGCAGCCCTGGCTGACCTCACAAAGCGCTCCAAGAAAGTTAAATCCAACGAAGAAATTGCCCAGGTCGGCAAGATCTCCGCTAACGGCGAAACTGAAATTGGCGACATGATTGCTGAAGCAATGTCGAAAGTCGGCAATGAAGGCGTGATCACGGTTGAAGAAGCCAAGTCACTGGAAAGCGAACTCGACGTCGTTGAAGGCATGCAGTTCGACCGTGGCTACCTGTCACCTTACTTCATCACCAACCCAGACAAGATGACGGTTGAGCAGGAAAGCCCGCTTATCCTTCTGCACGAAAGCAAGCTCACAAGCCTGCAAGCCATGCTCCCAATCCTGGAAGCTGTTGTGCAGTCTTCTCGTCCCCTGCTCATCATTGCAGAAGACATTGAAGGCGAAGCGCTTGCGACCCTCGTGGTCAACAAGCTGCGCGGCGGCCTGAAAATCGCTGCAGTGAAAGCACCTGGCTTCGGTGATCGCCGTAAAGCGATGCTCGAAGACATTGCGATCCTGACAGGCGGCACCGTGATTTCTGAAGATCTCGGCATCAAGCTCGAGAATGTCACGCTCGACATGCTCGGCACGGCCAAGTCAGTTGGCATCTCCAAAGACGACACAACAATCGTCGATGGCGCTGGCAAGAAGAAAGACATCGAAGGTCGTGTTGCTCAGATCCGCGCACAGATCGAAGAAACATCTTCTGATTATGACCGTGAGAAGCTGCAGGAACGTCTGGCGAAACTCGCCGGTGGTGTTGCAGTGCTGAAAGTTGGCGGCGCAACGGAAGTTGAAGTGAAAGAACGCAAAGACCGCGTTGATGACGCTTTGAACGCAACACGTGCGGCTGTTGAAGAAGGCATCGTCCCTGGTGGCGGGTCCGCTCTTCTTCGTGCAACAAAAGCTGTTGCTGCAGTTGAAAGTGACAATGCTGACATTCAGGCTGGTGTGAAGATCGTGCTGAAGGCTCTTGAAGCGCCTATCCGCCAGATCTCTGAAAATGCCGGTGTTGAAGGTTCCATCGTTGTGGCAACTGTTCTTGGCAAAGCTGGCTCGTTCGGCTTCGATGCGCAGAACGAAACCTATGTCGACCTGGTCGCTGAAGGCATCATCGACCCGACTAAGGTTGTGCGTACAGCACTCACCGATGCGTCATCTGTTGCTGGTCTTCTGATCACCACAGAAGCGATGATCGCTGACAAGCCATCTGAAGCTGGTGGCGCACCTGCAATGCCTGATATGGGCGGCATGGGCGGCATGGGTGGTATGGGCGGCATGATGTAA
- the groES gene encoding co-chaperone GroES (Derived by automated computational analysis using gene prediction method: Protein Homology. GO_function: GO:0005524 - ATP binding [Evidence IEA]; GO_function: GO:0016887 - ATP hydrolysis activity [Evidence IEA]; GO_process: GO:0006457 - protein folding [Evidence IEA]), protein MKFRPLHDRVLVRRVEEDTKTAGGIIIPDSAQEKPSEGEIVAAGTGSKSEDGKVTPLDVKAGDRVLFGKWSGTEVKVDGEELLIMKESDILGIIEGGKKKK, encoded by the coding sequence ATGAAATTCCGTCCTCTCCATGACCGGGTGCTGGTGCGCCGGGTCGAAGAAGACACGAAAACCGCCGGTGGCATCATCATTCCTGACTCAGCTCAGGAAAAGCCATCTGAAGGTGAAATCGTTGCGGCTGGCACAGGCTCCAAGTCTGAAGACGGCAAAGTGACCCCATTGGACGTGAAAGCGGGCGACCGCGTTCTGTTCGGCAAGTGGTCCGGCACTGAAGTAAAGGTCGACGGCGAAGAGCTCTTGATCATGAAAGAATCCGACATTCTCGGCATCATCGAAGGCGGCAAGAAGAAGAAATAA
- a CDS encoding DSD1 family PLP-dependent enzyme (Derived by automated computational analysis using gene prediction method: Protein Homology.): MSDFINRSLVGAPGSRGRIATPALVIDLPAFKANLNAMATHCETHGLNLRPHAKTHKCAEIARLQISAGALGICCAKLGEAEALAAESIDGILLTSPVVQPFSVERLMRLNAKLNDLMVAVDNPENATSLAAAAEAAGKPLQVLMDLDVGLHRTGITPGDEAHALARQMEESPHLHFKGLQAYAGHLMHIEDFAERREKSLAVMDMLRDMRDQLEEDGITCKILSGGGTGTFDIDVEANVLTELQGGSYVFMDKQYNDVNGADGSSLESAFQTSLFVQMSVVSNNTPRLATTDAGFKSFSTDAEPPVLSEGAPDDAKYFFFGDEQGGIMLSSANEKLALGSTLTAVTPHCDPTVNLYDAYHVMDGDRLVGIWPIEARGRSA; the protein is encoded by the coding sequence TTGTCAGATTTCATCAATAGGTCTTTAGTTGGGGCGCCCGGCAGCCGAGGGAGGATAGCGACACCCGCTCTGGTAATTGATCTTCCCGCCTTCAAAGCAAATCTGAACGCTATGGCAACCCATTGCGAGACACACGGGTTGAATCTCCGTCCCCATGCGAAGACGCACAAATGTGCCGAAATCGCCCGCCTCCAGATATCTGCCGGGGCGCTTGGTATCTGTTGTGCAAAACTGGGCGAGGCAGAGGCGCTTGCTGCGGAAAGCATAGACGGTATTCTGCTGACGTCGCCAGTTGTACAGCCATTCTCCGTTGAACGTCTGATGAGGCTGAATGCCAAACTGAATGACCTGATGGTTGCCGTCGACAATCCGGAGAATGCGACATCACTCGCCGCCGCTGCGGAAGCCGCAGGTAAACCGTTGCAGGTCTTGATGGATCTTGATGTGGGCCTTCATCGAACGGGCATCACACCGGGCGATGAGGCTCATGCGCTCGCCCGCCAGATGGAAGAGAGTCCGCATCTCCATTTCAAAGGCCTGCAGGCCTATGCTGGCCATCTCATGCATATTGAGGATTTTGCGGAGCGTCGCGAAAAGTCCCTCGCCGTGATGGATATGCTCAGAGACATGCGCGATCAACTGGAGGAAGACGGCATCACGTGCAAAATCCTTTCGGGCGGCGGGACCGGCACGTTTGACATTGATGTGGAAGCAAATGTGCTCACCGAGTTGCAGGGTGGCTCCTACGTCTTCATGGACAAACAATACAACGATGTGAACGGTGCGGATGGCAGTTCGCTGGAAAGCGCTTTCCAAACCTCGCTCTTTGTGCAGATGAGCGTCGTCTCCAACAACACACCCAGGCTTGCGACTACGGATGCTGGGTTCAAGAGTTTCTCTACAGATGCCGAACCACCGGTGCTGAGCGAGGGCGCGCCGGATGATGCCAAGTATTTTTTCTTTGGTGATGAGCAAGGAGGCATCATGCTATCAAGCGCAAACGAAAAGCTGGCACTTGGGTCAACACTCACCGCGGTCACGCCTCACTGCGACCCCACAGTCAATCTCTATGACGCCTACCATGTAATGGACGGTGACAGGCTGGTCGGCATCTGGCCGATTGAAGCGAGAGGCCGTTCAGCGTGA
- a CDS encoding HAD-IA family hydrolase (Derived by automated computational analysis using gene prediction method: Protein Homology. GO_function: GO:0016787 - hydrolase activity [Evidence IEA]; GO_process: GO:0008152 - metabolic process [Evidence IEA]) has protein sequence MTDIRALIFDVDGVLVTGHKEKGGWWHADMEKDLGLDPELFQRAFFTSQWADIVCGRQGIEEPLTKTLGEIAPHLSVQSLLDYWFRQDSRLEHKLLAELETLRSRSNIGLSLATNQEHRRANHLWKEIGLEHHFDAIHYSADIGHAKPNKEFFATVEDRTGFDGPHLLFFDDQERNVVAAREQGWQAHVWTGMDTFEKALLTHGL, from the coding sequence GTGACAGACATTCGCGCGCTCATCTTTGATGTGGATGGCGTGCTTGTCACCGGCCATAAGGAAAAAGGCGGCTGGTGGCATGCCGACATGGAAAAAGACTTGGGCCTCGACCCTGAGCTTTTTCAGCGGGCGTTTTTTACGAGCCAATGGGCGGATATTGTCTGTGGCAGGCAAGGCATTGAAGAGCCGCTCACAAAGACGTTGGGTGAGATTGCGCCACATTTGAGTGTCCAGAGTCTGCTGGACTATTGGTTCCGACAGGATTCTAGACTGGAACACAAGCTGCTGGCAGAGCTGGAAACGCTTAGGTCCCGCAGCAATATTGGGCTCAGTCTCGCGACCAATCAGGAACATCGACGTGCGAACCATCTGTGGAAAGAGATCGGACTCGAGCATCACTTTGATGCGATCCACTATTCCGCCGATATTGGGCATGCGAAACCGAACAAAGAATTTTTTGCAACTGTCGAAGACCGAACCGGCTTTGATGGACCCCATCTCCTCTTTTTCGATGATCAGGAACGCAATGTTGTGGCAGCTCGTGAGCAAGGCTGGCAGGCGCATGTGTGGACGGGGATGGATACCTTCGAGAAAGCCTTGCTGACGCATGGTCTTTGA
- a CDS encoding ATP-dependent 6-phosphofructokinase (Derived by automated computational analysis using gene prediction method: Protein Homology. GO_process: GO:0006002 - fructose 6-phosphate metabolic process [Evidence IEA]), producing MRIGILTGGGDVPGLNPCIKAATRAAETLGWEMVGFRRGWAGPLNYNPDDKAGSDHLLMPLDRARVRKIDRTGGTVLHTSRTKPSKVKKEDVPSFVKDATLNEDGTYDCTAHVLRVMESVGIDALIPIGGDDTLSYGARLYQEGMKTMSIPKTMDNDVFGTDYCIGFSTAVTRSIDAITGLRTSTGSHERIAVVELFGRNSGQTALMSGALADADRVLIAEVPFDVKRVAEMLAADRAANPSNYSMVCVSEGAQMEGGEIIERGEADAYGHRKLGGIGQMLGDEIKRITGINIISQNLGYLMRAGAPDALDQMVSRSYGTMAVQLLAEGKHGLMMALQDGNYTTVPGDTCIQGEKRVDIEAFYDTETYRPRVEQILGKPMFMY from the coding sequence ATGCGCATTGGAATTCTGACGGGCGGTGGGGATGTTCCGGGGCTAAACCCCTGCATTAAGGCCGCAACGCGCGCTGCGGAGACACTCGGCTGGGAGATGGTCGGCTTCCGCCGAGGGTGGGCTGGGCCGCTGAACTACAATCCAGATGACAAAGCAGGCTCAGATCATCTGCTAATGCCATTGGACCGCGCCCGTGTTCGCAAGATCGACCGCACCGGTGGCACAGTGCTCCACACCTCGCGGACTAAACCCAGTAAGGTCAAAAAAGAGGACGTCCCCTCCTTCGTCAAAGACGCCACCTTGAACGAGGACGGCACCTATGATTGCACGGCCCATGTCCTGCGTGTGATGGAAAGTGTGGGCATTGATGCACTCATCCCTATCGGGGGCGATGACACGCTCTCCTATGGGGCGAGGCTCTATCAGGAAGGCATGAAGACCATGTCGATCCCTAAGACCATGGACAATGATGTTTTTGGCACCGACTATTGCATCGGCTTTTCCACAGCCGTCACGCGCTCCATTGACGCTATCACGGGCCTTCGCACCTCGACAGGGTCTCACGAGCGCATAGCTGTAGTAGAGCTGTTCGGAAGGAATTCTGGCCAAACAGCTCTCATGTCCGGCGCCTTGGCAGATGCTGACAGGGTATTGATTGCTGAAGTGCCATTTGACGTGAAACGTGTGGCGGAAATGCTTGCGGCTGACCGGGCTGCAAACCCGTCCAACTATTCCATGGTTTGCGTGTCGGAAGGCGCCCAGATGGAAGGTGGCGAAATCATTGAGCGCGGTGAGGCGGATGCCTATGGACATCGCAAGCTCGGCGGCATCGGCCAGATGTTAGGGGATGAGATAAAGCGCATCACCGGCATCAATATTATTTCTCAGAACTTGGGCTACTTGATGCGGGCAGGTGCGCCAGATGCACTCGACCAAATGGTGTCCCGATCTTATGGGACAATGGCGGTGCAGCTTCTAGCGGAAGGGAAGCACGGGCTCATGATGGCACTGCAGGACGGCAACTATACAACGGTTCCTGGTGACACTTGTATTCAGGGCGAGAAGCGCGTCGACATTGAGGCCTTCTACGACACCGAGACCTACCGTCCCCGTGTGGAGCAAATTCTCGGCAAACCGATGTTTATGTATTGA
- a CDS encoding hypothetical protein (Derived by automated computational analysis using gene prediction method: GeneMarkS-2+.) codes for MGYFRDLGLVVGGVWGAVKRPLTEQHAYLVRSAKHHRHPIASVQNILGEGSQSVERATVLFAKGFALNLILSQLIGIALQNGPTDLAYFFYQAIWTLFLWIYLIWFLLFVSLFSGFRVQPTKCISTGATFYGVFYPTLGILPIASFALYATLLKPDLIIWLGPKLRELTSVSPVVQNLSEWSIVAIGVLSILAWVIIFYKWMKQSLQMNGVLIAIAMLLASAASFKTNNVLAELNLYAVYGQTPEQLEWPDFHRR; via the coding sequence GTGGGCTACTTCCGTGATTTAGGGCTTGTCGTTGGAGGGGTCTGGGGGGCGGTCAAAAGGCCGCTTACCGAACAGCACGCCTATCTTGTTCGCTCTGCAAAACATCATCGCCACCCTATTGCCAGCGTTCAGAATATTTTGGGAGAAGGGTCCCAGTCAGTGGAGAGAGCAACTGTTCTCTTCGCCAAGGGATTCGCTCTCAATTTAATACTGTCTCAATTGATTGGGATTGCACTTCAGAATGGGCCAACAGATCTCGCATACTTCTTCTACCAGGCAATCTGGACTCTATTTTTGTGGATCTACCTCATTTGGTTTCTTCTTTTTGTCTCCCTCTTTAGCGGTTTTAGGGTGCAACCAACCAAGTGCATCTCCACTGGAGCAACTTTTTATGGGGTCTTCTATCCAACATTGGGAATTCTGCCCATTGCTTCATTTGCATTGTATGCAACGCTCCTCAAGCCAGATTTGATCATCTGGTTGGGTCCAAAACTGCGGGAACTCACGTCTGTTTCGCCCGTCGTCCAAAACCTATCTGAATGGTCGATAGTAGCGATCGGAGTCCTGAGCATCCTGGCTTGGGTCATTATCTTTTACAAATGGATGAAACAATCACTACAAATGAACGGTGTATTGATAGCGATTGCAATGTTGCTTGCATCAGCTGCCAGCTTCAAGACGAACAATGTGCTCGCTGAGCTAAACCTATATGCTGTTTATGGGCAAACCCCTGAGCAGCTGGAATGGCCTGATTTTCATCGTAGGTGA
- a CDS encoding PaaI family thioesterase (Derived by automated computational analysis using gene prediction method: Protein Homology.) yields the protein MPSWKNILDRIMDQDMEKAPPHVHALKLYDGKLTEIGEGRITYEWPVNPEFMNPQAVFGGYLATLADQTCSFALMTLLKDDQNFTTVDLNLHYFRPVTSGTLTCVGEVVNVSKTQAYVEATFTNDDGKIALKARAVERLLKA from the coding sequence ATGCCCAGTTGGAAGAATATTCTTGATCGCATTATGGATCAGGACATGGAGAAAGCCCCGCCTCATGTGCATGCGCTGAAGCTTTATGACGGCAAGCTCACAGAAATTGGCGAGGGCCGCATTACCTATGAATGGCCGGTCAATCCGGAGTTTATGAATCCGCAGGCAGTGTTTGGCGGCTATCTCGCGACCCTTGCAGACCAGACATGCTCCTTTGCGCTGATGACGCTGCTCAAAGATGATCAGAATTTCACGACCGTTGATCTCAACCTTCACTATTTCCGACCGGTAACGAGCGGCACGCTTACATGCGTCGGGGAGGTCGTGAATGTTTCCAAAACGCAGGCTTATGTAGAGGCGACTTTCACCAATGATGATGGCAAGATCGCGCTCAAAGCCCGCGCTGTGGAGCGGTTGTTGAAGGCCTGA
- a CDS encoding isocitrate lyase/PEP mutase family protein (Derived by automated computational analysis using gene prediction method: Protein Homology.) encodes MSSTTDQLSAMLNAPDIILAPGAYDALSAKLAAQAGAKAVYMTGFGVAGSTLGVPDIGLMSATEMADRARALAGAAAPVPVFADGDNGHGGPLNAARLTRLYEQAGVACIQLEDQVFPKRCGHMENKEIVPLSDAATKIRAAVDARDNPDFKVMARTDARATDGFDEALRRGEAFLNAGADILFIEAPRSIEELEIVAATFKGSPLVANMVEDGKTPYLDGPTLQEMGYKIAIFPVSALLSVTERLQTLYADMLSANKLPIDTPRVTFQKYNEVIGLGDMLAEAAALEGKDE; translated from the coding sequence ATGTCTTCAACGACTGATCAGTTGAGCGCAATGCTCAACGCCCCCGATATCATTCTGGCACCGGGAGCCTATGACGCGCTTTCGGCGAAACTTGCCGCACAGGCAGGCGCGAAAGCTGTCTATATGACCGGCTTTGGTGTCGCGGGCTCGACATTGGGTGTTCCCGATATTGGTCTCATGAGCGCCACTGAAATGGCAGACAGGGCGCGGGCGCTGGCGGGCGCTGCGGCACCGGTTCCTGTCTTTGCAGATGGTGACAATGGCCATGGCGGTCCGCTCAATGCGGCGCGCCTTACCCGCCTTTACGAACAAGCTGGCGTTGCCTGCATTCAGCTGGAAGACCAGGTCTTCCCCAAACGTTGCGGGCACATGGAGAACAAAGAGATCGTGCCCCTTAGCGATGCTGCCACAAAGATCCGCGCGGCAGTGGACGCGCGGGACAATCCAGACTTCAAAGTCATGGCGCGGACTGATGCGCGGGCGACGGATGGCTTTGATGAAGCGCTGCGGCGGGGAGAAGCTTTCCTTAACGCAGGCGCAGACATTCTCTTCATCGAGGCGCCGCGATCCATTGAAGAGTTGGAGATTGTCGCGGCGACGTTTAAGGGCTCGCCCCTCGTCGCCAATATGGTGGAAGACGGCAAGACGCCCTATCTCGACGGGCCAACGCTTCAAGAGATGGGCTATAAGATTGCGATCTTCCCAGTTTCAGCTCTTCTTTCCGTCACCGAACGATTGCAAACCCTTTATGCGGACATGCTGTCTGCGAACAAACTGCCCATCGACACGCCGCGGGTAACTTTCCAGAAATATAATGAAGTGATCGGCTTGGGCGACATGCTCGCCGAAGCAGCCGCGCTTGAAGGAAAAGACGAGTAA
- a CDS encoding cupin domain-containing protein (Derived by automated computational analysis using gene prediction method: Protein Homology.), protein MTKDFRIAHGQAQAETKTEAPDIGRRLRELRKMYGFSQRELAKRAGVTNGTISLIEQERISPSIGSMKKVLDGFPISMTDFLTLDMQPNRQIFYGEKDQKEIAGGDPISFKLLGKDTRNRAIQMMHEKYQPGADTGEEMLAHSGEECGIVISGEIVLTVGGETRLLQPGEAYYFDSRLPHRFRNLGKEECVIVSSCTPPSF, encoded by the coding sequence ATGACCAAGGATTTTCGCATCGCGCATGGGCAGGCCCAAGCAGAAACCAAGACAGAAGCGCCGGATATTGGACGGCGGCTTCGTGAACTCCGCAAAATGTATGGATTTTCTCAGCGCGAATTGGCCAAACGCGCAGGTGTCACCAATGGCACGATTTCGCTCATTGAACAGGAACGGATCAGCCCGTCGATTGGCTCGATGAAAAAGGTGCTGGATGGTTTTCCCATCAGCATGACGGATTTTCTGACCCTCGACATGCAGCCTAATCGCCAGATCTTTTATGGCGAAAAAGATCAGAAGGAGATCGCAGGTGGCGATCCGATTTCTTTCAAACTGTTGGGCAAGGATACGCGCAATCGCGCGATCCAGATGATGCATGAAAAGTACCAGCCAGGCGCAGACACCGGAGAAGAAATGCTCGCCCATTCTGGGGAGGAATGCGGCATCGTGATTTCCGGCGAAATTGTCCTGACCGTTGGCGGGGAAACTCGCCTCCTGCAGCCCGGTGAAGCATATTATTTCGATAGCCGGTTGCCCCATCGCTTCCGTAATCTTGGTAAGGAAGAATGCGTCATCGTTTCTTCCTGTACTCCCCCCTCTTTTTGA
- a CDS encoding aspartate aminotransferase family protein (Derived by automated computational analysis using gene prediction method: Protein Homology.): protein MAEAGTTENQSANGAPNDLEAFWLPFTPNRHFKRDPRIVSRAKDMHYFKPDGSPVLDGTAGLWCSNAGHCREPIVEAIQAQAAELDFAPTFQFSHPKAFEVASRLTAMAPDGLDYAFFCNSGSEAADSALKMALAYHRLNGEASRTRFIGRARGYHGTGFGGISVGGISPNRKFYGSLLPGVDHLPHTYNRERQAFSKGEPEWGAHLADELENIVELHDASTVAAVIVEPMAGSTGVLPPPKGYLKRLREICTRHGILLIFDEVITAFGRLGAATAAERFGVTPDLMTFAKGVTGGTVPMGGVLVSKEIYDSFQGEGGPDHAIDLFHGYTYSGHPLAMAAALATLDLYRDEGLFEQAAANESVMADAAHALQDHPLMLDIRTIGLVAAFDLASVDGLPGKRGYDAMCRAFHDEGMMIRVTADTIAFSPPLMATKDHIMEMFEKFGRVLDACS, encoded by the coding sequence ATGGCTGAGGCCGGAACCACAGAAAATCAGTCGGCGAACGGAGCGCCAAATGACCTGGAAGCTTTCTGGCTACCTTTCACGCCCAACCGGCATTTTAAGCGGGACCCGCGCATCGTTTCCCGTGCGAAGGACATGCACTACTTCAAACCTGATGGCTCGCCTGTGTTGGATGGGACCGCTGGGCTTTGGTGCTCTAATGCGGGCCATTGCCGGGAGCCTATTGTCGAGGCGATCCAGGCACAGGCAGCAGAGTTGGATTTTGCACCGACGTTTCAGTTCTCTCATCCAAAGGCCTTTGAGGTTGCCAGTCGTTTGACGGCAATGGCACCCGATGGTCTCGACTATGCGTTCTTCTGCAACTCGGGATCGGAAGCAGCGGACTCCGCGCTCAAAATGGCGCTCGCCTACCACCGCCTGAACGGTGAAGCTTCGCGAACCCGTTTCATCGGGCGCGCGCGCGGCTATCACGGCACAGGCTTTGGGGGTATTTCGGTTGGCGGGATTTCGCCAAACCGAAAATTCTACGGCTCCTTGCTGCCGGGGGTGGACCATCTTCCGCATACCTATAATCGGGAACGACAAGCGTTCAGCAAAGGCGAGCCCGAATGGGGCGCGCATCTGGCGGATGAGCTCGAAAACATCGTTGAGCTGCATGATGCGTCCACTGTTGCAGCCGTGATTGTGGAGCCCATGGCCGGGTCAACCGGAGTGCTGCCGCCACCCAAAGGATATCTCAAGCGACTGCGGGAAATTTGTACCCGCCACGGTATTCTCCTGATTTTTGATGAGGTGATTACAGCCTTTGGTCGGCTGGGCGCCGCGACGGCTGCAGAACGGTTTGGCGTCACGCCGGACCTCATGACCTTTGCCAAGGGCGTCACCGGCGGCACAGTACCCATGGGAGGCGTGCTGGTTTCCAAAGAGATTTATGACAGTTTCCAGGGCGAGGGTGGGCCAGACCACGCAATCGATCTCTTTCACGGCTATACTTATTCCGGCCATCCGCTGGCTATGGCGGCGGCGTTAGCGACTTTGGATCTTTATCGGGACGAAGGTCTGTTCGAGCAGGCGGCCGCAAACGAAAGTGTTATGGCAGATGCGGCGCACGCCCTTCAAGACCATCCGTTGATGCTGGATATCAGAACCATCGGTCTAGTGGCTGCGTTTGACTTGGCGTCTGTTGACGGGCTGCCGGGGAAACGCGGTTATGACGCCATGTGCCGTGCCTTTCATGACGAAGGCATGATGATCCGCGTAACGGCTGACACGATCGCCTTTTCACCGCCGCTTATGGCGACGAAAGACCACATTATGGAAATGTTTGAGAAGTTCGGACGCGTGTTGGATGCGTGTTCTTAA